A genomic stretch from Gallus gallus isolate bGalGal1 chromosome 13, bGalGal1.mat.broiler.GRCg7b, whole genome shotgun sequence includes:
- the PCBD2 gene encoding pterin-4-alpha-carbinolamine dehydratase 2 isoform X1 — MAFGFMTRVALQAEKMNHHPEWFNVYSKVQITLISHDCGGLTKRDVKLAQFIDKAAASV, encoded by the exons ATG GCATTCGGATTTATGACACGAGTTGCTCTACAGGCAGAGAAGATGAATCACCACCCGGAATGGTTCAATGTCTACAGCAAG GTTCAGATCACCCTCATTTCCCACGACTGCGGCGGGCTGACCAAGAGAGACGTGAAGCTGGCTCAGTTCATTGACAAGGCTGCTGCCTCTGTATAA
- the PCBD2 gene encoding pterin-4-alpha-carbinolamine dehydratase 2 isoform X2, with amino-acid sequence MTRVALQAEKMNHHPEWFNVYSKVQITLISHDCGGLTKRDVKLAQFIDKAAASV; translated from the exons ATGACACGAGTTGCTCTACAGGCAGAGAAGATGAATCACCACCCGGAATGGTTCAATGTCTACAGCAAG GTTCAGATCACCCTCATTTCCCACGACTGCGGCGGGCTGACCAAGAGAGACGTGAAGCTGGCTCAGTTCATTGACAAGGCTGCTGCCTCTGTATAA
- the TXNDC15 gene encoding thioredoxin domain-containing protein 15 — translation MHARHRKRKRLRSSGGSGRCPGRRSAVVGMWWLLLLLAGLGRALPEGVVTETGAGSSAPISGEAVRYRTAEMADAMLGSGPPGQPPVVLSAVPGEAKEGRAAAACEAAAGGEECGAGSGPAAPPAPPGEAVVLETVLPAGEEPNGTAESVKAPKVSCEERNVTGISNFTLQILNVSQDLMEFLNPNSSDCTLVLFYTPWCRFSVSLAPHFNSLPRAFPTLRFLALDASQHSSLSTRFGTVAVPNILLFQGAKPMARFNHTDRTLETLKDFIFNQTGIEANNDVTVTEEDWKGPLPSVLTKGVDWLLVFSVLFLASFIMYATIRTESIRWLIPGQEHEHQE, via the exons ATGCACGCACGGCACCGGAAGCGGAAGCGCCTGAGAAGTTCCGGCGGAAGTGGCCGTTGTCCGGGGAGACGCAGCGCTGTGGTGGGAatgtggtggctgctgctgcttctggccGGGCTCGGCCGGGCCCTCCCGGAGG GGGTGGTAACGGAGACGGGCGCCGGCAGTTCCGCACCGATCAGCGGCGAAGCGGTGCGGTACCGGACGGCGGAGATGGCTGACGCGATGCTGGGCAGCGGACCGCCGGGCCAGCCGCCCGTGGTGCTCTCGGCGGTGCCGGGAGAGGCGAAAGaagggcgggcggcggcggcttGCGAGGCGGCGGCCGGCGGAGAGGAGTGCGGCGCTGGGAGCGGGCCCGCGGCtcctcccgccccgcccggAGAGGCCGTCGTGCTGGAGACCGTGCTGCCCGCGGGCGAGGAGCCCAACGGCACTGCCGAGAGCGTGAAGGCACCCAAGGTGAGCTGCGAGGAGAGGAACGTTACTGGTATCAGCAACTTCACGCTGCAGATCCTGAACGTGTCCCAG GATCTGATGGAGTTCTTAAACCCAAACAGCAGTGACTGTACGTTGGTCCTATTCTATACGCCGTGGTGCCGCTTTTCCGTAAGCCTGGCACCTCATTTCAATTCTTTGCCTCGAGCGTTTCCCACTCTTCGCTTCCTGGCACTGGATGCATCACAACATAGCAG CTTATCAACTCGGTTTGGAACTGTAGCTGTACCCAATATCCTCCTTTTCCAAGGTGCTAAACCTATGGCTAGATTTAATCATACAGACAGAACACTGGAAACACTGaaagacttcatttttaatcaaaCAG GTATAGAAGCTAACAATGATGTGACTGTGACAGAGGAAGACTGGAAGGGGCCTCTGCCCAGCGTTCTGACAAAAGGAGTAGACTGGCTGCTCGTGTTTTCCGTGCTCTTTCTGGCCAGCTTTATCATGTATGCTACCATTCGGACTGAGAGCATTCGGTGGCTGATCCCAGGGCAGGAGCATGAACACCAAGAGTGA
- the PCBD2 gene encoding pterin-4-alpha-carbinolamine dehydratase 2 translates to MSSQSHWLTAEERTQVLLDLKASGWSESGERDAIYKEFNFKNFNQAFGFMTRVALQAEKMNHHPEWFNVYSKVQITLISHDCGGLTKRDVKLAQFIDKAAASV, encoded by the exons ATG TCTTCCCAGTCCCATTGGCtgacagcagaggagaggaCCCAAGTTCTGCTGGATCTCAAAGCTTCGGGCTGGTCTGAGTCGGGCGAAAGAGATGCCATCTACAAAGAGTTCAACTTCAAAAACTTCAATCAG GCATTCGGATTTATGACACGAGTTGCTCTACAGGCAGAGAAGATGAATCACCACCCGGAATGGTTCAATGTCTACAGCAAG GTTCAGATCACCCTCATTTCCCACGACTGCGGCGGGCTGACCAAGAGAGACGTGAAGCTGGCTCAGTTCATTGACAAGGCTGCTGCCTCTGTATAA